The following are encoded together in the Coffea arabica cultivar ET-39 chromosome 1c, Coffea Arabica ET-39 HiFi, whole genome shotgun sequence genome:
- the LOC140004257 gene encoding uncharacterized protein isoform X2: protein MCHIQSGGSKLKNSVSHFSTYEQGSSSGTNHKHVCSHHTTPYTSANSFVCMSCYNFSPESIEQVPELSSLVTRYQATRQLLGSTANKNGGLANTKSVLEKTQTVNKTTKRPKGRTNPDGIGALKFINDEPDMLPSKPHCSYCEAKKFHSETPNFCCSNGEVVLQQNKLSDILIELYTGRSDEAASFRTYVRTYNNMFGFTSFGVHYDKFLCKRTNGIYTFKVQGQTYHFIKDLIPSGGSGVYLQLYFHDTDHELENRLAISQKLTESIVKKIMHMMESNPYASFLRSLKHVPDLDSYQIVLKSHSENDQRVFNQPTASQIAALWVEGQEFKEGYTRHIQIYTKEGKDHLLQYYYGCYDPLQYPLLFPLGETGWHPGIRRITMENPKKRKRCNKKASCTTPFPNYRSAQELLDAEEQGCNDLENNKEFVSMREYYSYKLQMREKYTPSVLNTGRLLQQYVIDMYIKIETQRLDYYKNRQELIRIEQLQGIMDSVVAGHCQGSRVGQRVILPASFIGGPRDMRRRYVDAMALVQKFGKPDLFITMTCNPSWPEIKQHMLPTDEAHNRPDLLARIFHAKLDLLKEELFRKEIFGPVAAYTYVVEFQKRGLPHAHFLIILKAGSKLYSTESYDNIVSAEIPDKMPNRHLFNMVRKHMIHGPCGKQNPDNVCMQGSQKKKCKNNYPKPFADTTFHGENTYPTYRRRKDGKKIIVRGHELDNRWVVPYNGYLLAKFDCHINVEICSTVKAVKYIYKYIYKGHDRIRFRVNSDASDRPDSNIQPSAIDEIREFQSARWVCAVEATWRIFRFQLSEIHPSVIHLQLHLENCQAMNFTPDQDLRDVVRKRHAKRTMLTEFFYMNSVDKLAQHLKCTYKEFPEHFIWYPGKKKWEPRKQKHSIGRIVAASIGEGERYFLRLLLTHVRAPTSFDDLKTINGKYISTFRDAAILRGYFESDTSQEQCLEEASSYHMPYILRRLFATLLAEQAKHFSIEHS from the exons ATGTGTCACAT TCAATCTGGTGGATCAAAATTAAAGAACAGTGTGTCTCACTTTTCCACTTATGAACAAG GTAGTTCTTCAGGCACGAACCACAAGCATGTCTGCTCACATCATACTACTCCATACACTTCAG CTAACTCATTTGTCTGTATGAGCTGCTACAACTTCTCTCCAGAGAGTATTGAACAAGTTCCAG AACTGTCATCACTTGTTACACGATATCAGGCTACTCGACAGTTACTAGGATCTACTGCTAACAAAAATGGAGGTTTAG CCAACACAAAATCAGTGCTGGAAAAAACTCAGACCGTTAATAAGACAACTAAGAGACCAAAAG GGAGAACAAATCCAGATGGGATTGGAGCATTGAAATTCATTAACGATGAACCAGACATGTTGCCTTCAAAGCCACATTGCAGTTACTGTGAGGCAAAAAAGTTCCATTCtgaaacaccaaatttttgttgtTCTAATGGTGAAGTGGTTCTCCAGCAAAACAAACTTTCGGATATTTTGATAGAACTATATACTGGTCGGTCTGATGAAGCTGCTTCTTTTAGAACATATGTCAGGACATACAACAACATGTTTGGCTTCACCTCTTTTGGAGTGCATTATGATAAATTCCTCTGCAAAAGAACTAATGGCATTTACACATTCAAAGTCCAAGGACAAACTTATCACTTCATCAAAGATCTGATTCCATCTGGAGGTTCTGGCGTCTATCTGCAGCTATATTTCCATGACACAGACCATGAGTTAGAAAACAGACTAGCTATATCACAGAAGCTGACAGAGAGtatagtaaaaaaaattatgcataTGATGGAATCCAATCCTTACGCTTCTTTTCTTCGAAGCTTAAAACATGTTCCAGATCTTGACTCATACCAGATAGTACTTAAATCCCATTCAGAAAATGATCAGAGGGTCTTCAACCAACCAACTGCATCTCAAATTGCAGCTTTATGGGTGGAGGGTCAGGAATTTAAAGAAGGATACACGAGACATATTCAAATCTAtacaaaagagggtaaagaccACCTGTTACAATACTATTATGGATGCTATGATCCATTGCAGTATCCACTGTTATTCCCGCTTGGAGAAACTGGATGGCATCCTGGTATAAGAAGGATAACTATGGAAAatccaaagaagagaaagagatGCAACAAAAAAGCTAGCTGCACTACTCCTTTTCCTAATTACAGATCTGCACAAGAGCTACTAGATGCTGAGGAGCAAG GTTGTAACGATCTGGAAAACAATAAGGAGTTTGTATCAATGCGTGAGTATTATTCATATAAATTGCAGATGCGAGAAAAATATACTCCAAGTGTACTTAATACTGGCAGACTGCTACAACAATATGTGattgatatgtatataaagataGAAACCCAGAGACTTGATTACTATAAGAATCGACAAGAATTAATAAGAATAGAGCAGCTTCAAGGTATAATGGACAGTGTAGTAGCAGGGCATTGCCAGGGATCAAGGGTAGGGCAGCGAGTAATCCTCCCAGCTTCATTTATAGGTGGTCCACGTGATATGAGGAGAAGATATGTTGACGCCATGGCTCTTGTACAAAAATTCGGCAAACCAGATCTGTTCATTACAATGACCTGCAACCCTTCATGGCCTGAGATCAAACAACATATGCTTCCTACTGATGAGGCTCATAACAGACCAGACTTATTAGCTCGGATTTTTCATGCTAAACTTGATCTTCTCAAAGAAGAACTCTTCAGAAAAGAAATCTTTGGACCAGTAGCTGCCTATACCTATGTAGTTGAGTTTCAAAAACGTGGTCTGCCCCATGCTCATTTTCTCATAATCTTGAAAGCAGGGTCCAAGCTCTACTCCACAGAATCTTATGATAACATTGTGAGTGCAGAAATTCCTGATAAGATGCCCAATCGACATTTATTTAATATGGTCCGAAAGCATATGATCCATGGTCCTTGCGGAAAACAAAATCCAGATAATGTTTGTATGCAAGGAAGTCAGAAGAAGAAGTGCAAAAATAATTACCCAAAGCCATTTGCTGATACAACCTTCCATGGAGAGAATACATATCCCACTTATCGCAGAAGGAAAGATGGAAAGAAAATAATAGTTCGCGGACATGAGTTGGATAATAGATGGGTAGTTCCATACAATGGATATCTGTTAGCAAAATTTGACTGTCATATAAATGTAGAAATTTGCTCCACAGTGAAAGCCGTGAAGTATATATACAAGTATATATATAAGGGGCATGACAGAATACGTTTTAGAGTAAATTCAGATGCTTCTGATCGACCAGATTCTAACATCCAACCATCTGCAATTGATGAAATAAGGGAATTCCAGTCGGCTAGATGGGTATGTGCAGTAGAGGCAACTTGGAGAATCTTCAGATTCCAGCTAAGTGAAATCCATCCTTCTGTCATTCACCTCCAGCTCCACTTAGAAAATTGCCAAGCAATGAATTTCACACCCGATCAGGACCTTCGAGATGTGGTGAGGAAAAGGCATGCAAAAAGAACCATGTTAACAGAATTCTTCTATATGAATTCAGTGGACAAACTGGCTCAGCATCTTAAGTGCACGTACAAAGAATTCCCAGAACACTTCATTTGGTACCCTGGCAAGAAGAAATGGGAACCCAGAAAACAAAAGCATTCTATTGGTAGAATTGTCGCAGCAAGCATAGGAGAAGGAGAACGTTACTTTCTTAGATTACTCCTAACACATGTTAGAGCTCCAACATCATTCGATGACCTCAAGACAATCAATGGAAAATATATCAGTACATTCCGTGATGCAGCTATCCTTAGAGGCTATTTTGAATCAGATACGTCGCAGGAGCAATGTCTTGAAGAAGCTAGCTCGTACCATATGCCATACATACTGAGAAGGCTATTTGCAACTCTCCTG GCGGAACAGGCAAAACATTTCTCTATCGAGCACTCTTAG
- the LOC113732610 gene encoding serine/threonine-protein kinase MHK-like, producing the protein MGRRRNSSAMSKLFTWGRRQSMKVKAFLAVTCLLSALVALKLLIKDHDHFFVAPEAAHFLGIIVLIYKLSSQKTCSVFWSLLPPDDHGISDPVESSLSLSFSTISSSPNGVPQSAGFAIASLQSNILDHPLLALSSPFQHGRCL; encoded by the exons ATGGGTCGACGGAGGAATTCATCGGCAATGAGCAAGCTATTTACATGGGGGAGGAGGCAGTCCATGAAGGTCAAGGCTTTCTTGGCCGTGACTTGTCTTCTCTCAGCATTGGTGGCACTCAAATTGCTTATTAAAGATCATGACCACTTTTTTGTTGCCCCCGAGGCTGCACATTTTTTGGGCATCATCGTCCTGATTTATAAGCTCTCCAGTCAAAAGACTTGCTCAG TTTTTTGGTCACTGCTTCCTCCGGATGATCATGGAATCTCTGATCCTGTGGAGTCTTCCTTATCATTATCATTCAG CACAATTTCAAGTTCACCGAATGGAGTTCCACAGTCAGCTGGATTTGCCATTGCCTCCTTGCAGTCTAACATCCTAGACCATCCGTTGCTTGCTCTGTCCTCTCCCTTCCAGCACGGACGCTGTCTTTGA
- the LOC140004257 gene encoding uncharacterized protein isoform X1 — MSSSKLHPPNNALNVREKKSEKNRKKRERFAALSVEEKEAHRKKNRDAYHRRKLSKLLSKPLAEQSQQISRPSDTPGSGLLAISNNCADGSYFHRCNNLLPRTKILMSELSEHGRCVTSPNLHGNASAQKIDAYVTKIASPNPQLSACNSQSGGSKLKNSVSHFSTYEQGSSSGTNHKHVCSHHTTPYTSANSFVCMSCYNFSPESIEQVPELSSLVTRYQATRQLLGSTANKNGGLANTKSVLEKTQTVNKTTKRPKGRTNPDGIGALKFINDEPDMLPSKPHCSYCEAKKFHSETPNFCCSNGEVVLQQNKLSDILIELYTGRSDEAASFRTYVRTYNNMFGFTSFGVHYDKFLCKRTNGIYTFKVQGQTYHFIKDLIPSGGSGVYLQLYFHDTDHELENRLAISQKLTESIVKKIMHMMESNPYASFLRSLKHVPDLDSYQIVLKSHSENDQRVFNQPTASQIAALWVEGQEFKEGYTRHIQIYTKEGKDHLLQYYYGCYDPLQYPLLFPLGETGWHPGIRRITMENPKKRKRCNKKASCTTPFPNYRSAQELLDAEEQGCNDLENNKEFVSMREYYSYKLQMREKYTPSVLNTGRLLQQYVIDMYIKIETQRLDYYKNRQELIRIEQLQGIMDSVVAGHCQGSRVGQRVILPASFIGGPRDMRRRYVDAMALVQKFGKPDLFITMTCNPSWPEIKQHMLPTDEAHNRPDLLARIFHAKLDLLKEELFRKEIFGPVAAYTYVVEFQKRGLPHAHFLIILKAGSKLYSTESYDNIVSAEIPDKMPNRHLFNMVRKHMIHGPCGKQNPDNVCMQGSQKKKCKNNYPKPFADTTFHGENTYPTYRRRKDGKKIIVRGHELDNRWVVPYNGYLLAKFDCHINVEICSTVKAVKYIYKYIYKGHDRIRFRVNSDASDRPDSNIQPSAIDEIREFQSARWVCAVEATWRIFRFQLSEIHPSVIHLQLHLENCQAMNFTPDQDLRDVVRKRHAKRTMLTEFFYMNSVDKLAQHLKCTYKEFPEHFIWYPGKKKWEPRKQKHSIGRIVAASIGEGERYFLRLLLTHVRAPTSFDDLKTINGKYISTFRDAAILRGYFESDTSQEQCLEEASSYHMPYILRRLFATLLAEQAKHFSIEHS, encoded by the exons ATGAGTTCCTCTAAGTTACATCCACCTAACAATGCTCTGAATGTCCGTGAGAAAAAATCTGAGAAGaatagaaaaaagagagaaagattTGCTGCTCTGTCggtagaagaaaaagaagctcATCGAAAGAAAAATAGAGATGCGTATCACAGAAGAAAGTTAAGCAAACTCTTGTCCAAGCCACTTGCTGAACAATCTCAGCAGATTTCCAGACCATCAGATACTCCAGGCTCTGGTTTACTAGCTATTTCTAACAACTGTGCTGATGGTAGCTATTTCCACCGATGCAATAACCTGTTGCCACGGACGAAGATATTAATGTCAGAATTAAGTGAACATGGTCGATGTGTCACAT CTCCAAATCTTCATGGAAATGCATCTGCTCAGAAAATTGATGCGTATGTCACCAAAATTGCCTCTCCTAATCCTCAGCTCTCTGCATGTAACAGTCAATCTGGTGGATCAAAATTAAAGAACAGTGTGTCTCACTTTTCCACTTATGAACAAG GTAGTTCTTCAGGCACGAACCACAAGCATGTCTGCTCACATCATACTACTCCATACACTTCAG CTAACTCATTTGTCTGTATGAGCTGCTACAACTTCTCTCCAGAGAGTATTGAACAAGTTCCAG AACTGTCATCACTTGTTACACGATATCAGGCTACTCGACAGTTACTAGGATCTACTGCTAACAAAAATGGAGGTTTAG CCAACACAAAATCAGTGCTGGAAAAAACTCAGACCGTTAATAAGACAACTAAGAGACCAAAAG GGAGAACAAATCCAGATGGGATTGGAGCATTGAAATTCATTAACGATGAACCAGACATGTTGCCTTCAAAGCCACATTGCAGTTACTGTGAGGCAAAAAAGTTCCATTCtgaaacaccaaatttttgttgtTCTAATGGTGAAGTGGTTCTCCAGCAAAACAAACTTTCGGATATTTTGATAGAACTATATACTGGTCGGTCTGATGAAGCTGCTTCTTTTAGAACATATGTCAGGACATACAACAACATGTTTGGCTTCACCTCTTTTGGAGTGCATTATGATAAATTCCTCTGCAAAAGAACTAATGGCATTTACACATTCAAAGTCCAAGGACAAACTTATCACTTCATCAAAGATCTGATTCCATCTGGAGGTTCTGGCGTCTATCTGCAGCTATATTTCCATGACACAGACCATGAGTTAGAAAACAGACTAGCTATATCACAGAAGCTGACAGAGAGtatagtaaaaaaaattatgcataTGATGGAATCCAATCCTTACGCTTCTTTTCTTCGAAGCTTAAAACATGTTCCAGATCTTGACTCATACCAGATAGTACTTAAATCCCATTCAGAAAATGATCAGAGGGTCTTCAACCAACCAACTGCATCTCAAATTGCAGCTTTATGGGTGGAGGGTCAGGAATTTAAAGAAGGATACACGAGACATATTCAAATCTAtacaaaagagggtaaagaccACCTGTTACAATACTATTATGGATGCTATGATCCATTGCAGTATCCACTGTTATTCCCGCTTGGAGAAACTGGATGGCATCCTGGTATAAGAAGGATAACTATGGAAAatccaaagaagagaaagagatGCAACAAAAAAGCTAGCTGCACTACTCCTTTTCCTAATTACAGATCTGCACAAGAGCTACTAGATGCTGAGGAGCAAG GTTGTAACGATCTGGAAAACAATAAGGAGTTTGTATCAATGCGTGAGTATTATTCATATAAATTGCAGATGCGAGAAAAATATACTCCAAGTGTACTTAATACTGGCAGACTGCTACAACAATATGTGattgatatgtatataaagataGAAACCCAGAGACTTGATTACTATAAGAATCGACAAGAATTAATAAGAATAGAGCAGCTTCAAGGTATAATGGACAGTGTAGTAGCAGGGCATTGCCAGGGATCAAGGGTAGGGCAGCGAGTAATCCTCCCAGCTTCATTTATAGGTGGTCCACGTGATATGAGGAGAAGATATGTTGACGCCATGGCTCTTGTACAAAAATTCGGCAAACCAGATCTGTTCATTACAATGACCTGCAACCCTTCATGGCCTGAGATCAAACAACATATGCTTCCTACTGATGAGGCTCATAACAGACCAGACTTATTAGCTCGGATTTTTCATGCTAAACTTGATCTTCTCAAAGAAGAACTCTTCAGAAAAGAAATCTTTGGACCAGTAGCTGCCTATACCTATGTAGTTGAGTTTCAAAAACGTGGTCTGCCCCATGCTCATTTTCTCATAATCTTGAAAGCAGGGTCCAAGCTCTACTCCACAGAATCTTATGATAACATTGTGAGTGCAGAAATTCCTGATAAGATGCCCAATCGACATTTATTTAATATGGTCCGAAAGCATATGATCCATGGTCCTTGCGGAAAACAAAATCCAGATAATGTTTGTATGCAAGGAAGTCAGAAGAAGAAGTGCAAAAATAATTACCCAAAGCCATTTGCTGATACAACCTTCCATGGAGAGAATACATATCCCACTTATCGCAGAAGGAAAGATGGAAAGAAAATAATAGTTCGCGGACATGAGTTGGATAATAGATGGGTAGTTCCATACAATGGATATCTGTTAGCAAAATTTGACTGTCATATAAATGTAGAAATTTGCTCCACAGTGAAAGCCGTGAAGTATATATACAAGTATATATATAAGGGGCATGACAGAATACGTTTTAGAGTAAATTCAGATGCTTCTGATCGACCAGATTCTAACATCCAACCATCTGCAATTGATGAAATAAGGGAATTCCAGTCGGCTAGATGGGTATGTGCAGTAGAGGCAACTTGGAGAATCTTCAGATTCCAGCTAAGTGAAATCCATCCTTCTGTCATTCACCTCCAGCTCCACTTAGAAAATTGCCAAGCAATGAATTTCACACCCGATCAGGACCTTCGAGATGTGGTGAGGAAAAGGCATGCAAAAAGAACCATGTTAACAGAATTCTTCTATATGAATTCAGTGGACAAACTGGCTCAGCATCTTAAGTGCACGTACAAAGAATTCCCAGAACACTTCATTTGGTACCCTGGCAAGAAGAAATGGGAACCCAGAAAACAAAAGCATTCTATTGGTAGAATTGTCGCAGCAAGCATAGGAGAAGGAGAACGTTACTTTCTTAGATTACTCCTAACACATGTTAGAGCTCCAACATCATTCGATGACCTCAAGACAATCAATGGAAAATATATCAGTACATTCCGTGATGCAGCTATCCTTAGAGGCTATTTTGAATCAGATACGTCGCAGGAGCAATGTCTTGAAGAAGCTAGCTCGTACCATATGCCATACATACTGAGAAGGCTATTTGCAACTCTCCTG GCGGAACAGGCAAAACATTTCTCTATCGAGCACTCTTAG
- the LOC113732625 gene encoding replication protein A 70 kDa DNA-binding subunit D-like — MELQEDRKVIAFAEIIPGLRDWTTIVQVLDKQKPLLSKAGNRYQKLTLIDGQGTTVEAMIYKSDIEFFRNHFRLYMRYMLSNARVEYTPLEYRVRENQCTWYIDNSTVVQAMDEPNPPEIPPVFRFTPFRRFYQHIDDTSDIDILGIVAEVHQRFHKGTTPTREIVIIDKSFMPVILTLWGDHETDEGQAIANMIQSMPLIVGLRLRVSSYHTLNLSTKFGSSVLVNPPIQQGSMLRQWAMENKTQINDLITQRAYLNRTSLLPQPTEDELCTIKEFLNLPMKKAYWIQGSPRFLDKSQRLWYNACSNCHKSFRAKPQWKIICTSCNKNVNILPRSRLTIELADYSGNLTLDLYDNDAQQLLPFTLPQIQELESKHQLDYTAIEQAIESSILTCFVKKMTENRGPADTEKYAAIIVHKANAAELISSTSRNSASTSTPSTNPLTAPESSNLTTSSTILNATAQSYRGATNLDSNLFTTLKITETPTKKQRTDPTDMEL; from the exons ATGGAG TTACAGGAAGACAGAAAAGTCATAGCATTTGCTGAAATTATTCCTGGACTTCGAGATTGGACAACAATAGTTCAGGTTCTTGACAAACAGAAGCCGCTCCTATCAAAAGCAGGAAATCGCTATCAGAAGCTTACACTCATTGATGGGCAG GGCACCACAGTGGAGGCTATGATATACAAATCAGACATAGAATTCTTTCGCAACCACTTTCGCCTGTATATGCGTTACATGCTGTCCAATGCAAGAGTTGAATATACTCCACTGGAATATCGTGTACGTGAAAATCAATGTACTTGGTATATTGACAACTCCACTGTTGTCCAGGCAATGGATGAACCAAATCCCCCAGAAATTCCTCCTGTTTTCAGATTCACTCCTTTCAGAAGATTCTACCAACACATTGATGATACGTCAGACATAG ATATACTTGGCATTGTCGCAGAGGTCCATCAACGATTTCACAAAGGCACTACCCCAACTAGAGAGATTGTAATCATAGACAAAAG CTTCATGCCAGTCATCCTAACTCTCTGGGGTGATCACGAGACAGATGAAGGCCAAGCAATTGCCAACATGATTCAATCAATGCCACTCATTGTTGGCCTTCGACTGAGAGTTTCATCATACCACA CTCTAAATCTCTCAACAAAGTTTGGCTCCAGTGTTTTGGTGAACCCCCCAATACAACAAGGTTCAATGTTGAGGCAATG GGCTATGGAAAACAAAACACAGATCAATGACCTCATAACACAGAGAGCATACCTAAACCGAACCAGCCTACTACCACAACCTACAGAAGATGAGCTCTGCACTATCAAAGAGTTCCTGAATTTACCAATG AAAAAAGCTTATTGGATTCAAGGAAGCCCACGATTCCTTGACAAAAGCCAACGGCTATGGTATAATGCATGCTCAAACTGTCACAAATCCTTCAGAGCTAAACCTCAATGGAAGATTATTTGCACTTCCTGCAACAAGAATGTTAACATTCTTCCAAG GAGTAGGTTAACCATAGAGCTGGCTGATTACTCTGGAAACCTCACACTTGATTTGTATGACAATGATGCACAGCAACTACTGCCCTTCACACTGCCACAGATTCAAGAACTCGAAAGCAAG CATCAGCTTGATTACACAGCTATTGAACAGGCTATTGAGAGTAGTATCCTCACCTGCTTCGTGAAAAAAATGACTGAAAATCGTGGACCTGCCGACACAGAAAAATACGCAGCTATCATAGTGCACAAAGCAAATGCTGCAGAACTAATATCAAGCACTTCTAGAAATTCAGCTTCAACTTCCACTCCTTCTACAAATCCACTTACAGCTCCAGAATCATCGAACTTGACCACCAGTTCAACAATTCTCAATGCAACTGCTCAAAGTTACAGGGGAGCAACAAATTTGGACAGCAATTTGTTCACAACACTCAAAATCACAGAAACTCCAACTAAGAAACAACGCACTGACCCGACTGACATGGAGCTGTAG
- the LOC113732618 gene encoding anthocyanidin-3-O-glucoside rhamnosyltransferase, which translates to MEFNGGHRLHVVMFPFFAFGHISPFVQLSKKLSLHGVQISFFSALGNVNRIKSMLHSDSAPTTTQVIPLTLPPVEGLPPGLESTSDLSRAQSELLNLALDLMQPQISSLLSQLKPHFVLFDFAQDWLPPLASQLGIKTVFYSIFVALSTSYLTVPARLPRSTAYLARPSAIEDLKKPPPGFPETSIKSVKTFEARGFLYMFKSFYSGASVYDRVLRGLNGCDVILAKTCREMEGPYVDYVTQQFKKPVLLVGPVVPEPSSEPLEGRWASWLGQFEPKSVIYCSFGSEAFLSDEQVKELLLGLDLTGLPFFVVLNFPANTDISAELKRALPEGFLEKVKHKAVIHAGWVQQEQILAHQSVGCYVFHAGFSSVVEAIVNDCQLVMLPVRGDQLLNAKLVSGDLKAGVEVNRRDVDGYFGKDDIKDAVGRVMADIDKEPAKSIRGNHKKWKEFLQNSEIQTKFVSDLVKEMEAMAGLHTV; encoded by the coding sequence ATGGAATTTAATGGCGGACACCGTCTCCATGTGGTAATGTTCCCATTTTTCGCATTCGGTCACATTAGCCCATTTGTTCAGCTGTCGAAGAAGCTATCCTTGCATGGCGTCCAGATCTCTTTCTTCTCTGCACTCGGCAATGTCAACCGCATCAAATCCATGCTCCACTCAGATTCAGCACCCACAACAACCCAAGTCATCCCTCTCACTCTCCCACCCGTCGAGGGTCTTCCCCCGGGCCTGGAGAGCACCAGCGATCTCTCACGTGCTCAGTCCGAGCTCCTCAACCTAGCACTCGACCTCATGCAGCCTCAGATCAGCTCCCTCTTGTCCCAACTCAAACCCCATTTCGTACTCTTCGATTTCGCCCAGGATTGGCTCCCGCCTCTTGCTTCTCAGTTAGGCATCAAAACCGTCTTCTACTCCATATTCGTCGCTCTTTCTACCTCTTATCTCACCGTCCCCGCCAGGCTACCTCGTTCTACCGCTTATCTCGCAAGACCTTCTGCGATTGAAGACTTGAAGAAACCGCCACCCGGGTTCCCGGAAACCTCCATCAAGTCCGTGAAAACCTTCGAGGCGCGGGGTTTCCTGTACATGTTCAAGAGCTTCTACAGTGGGGCCAGCGTGTACGACCGGGTGCTCAGAGGCCTCAACGGCTGTGACGTCATCCTCGCCAAAACATGCAGAGAGATGGAGGGCCCCTACGTTGACTACGTGACGCAACAATTCAAGAAGCCCGTGTTACTGGTTGGGCCGGTGGTTCCGGAGCCGAGCTCCGAGCCTCTGGAAGGGCGATGGGCTTCATGGCTGGGTCAATTCGAACCCAAGTCCGTCATATACTGTTCATTCGGGAGCGAAGCATTTCTGAGTGACGAACAGGTCAAAGAGCTACTGCTGGGGTTGGACCTCACGGGACTTCCATTTTTCGTGGTCTTGAATTTCCCTGCGAACACCGACATCTCTGCGGAGTTGAAGAGGGCCCTACCTGAGGGGTTCTTGGAGAAGGTGAAGCACAAGGCCGTAATTCACGCCGGGTGGGTGCAACAAGAGCAGATCCTGGCCCACCAGAGCGTGGGCTGCTACGTTTTCCATGCGGGGTTCAGCTCAGTTGTAGAGGCAATTGTGAACGATTGCCAGCTGGTGATGCTGCCCGTAAGAGGAGATCAGCTGCTGAATGCCAAGCTAGTGAGCGGTGATTTGAAGGCTGGGGTGGAGGTGAATCGGAGGGATGTAGATGGGTATTTCGGGAAAGATGACATAAAGGATGCTGTGGGAAGAGTGATGGCGGACATTGACAAGGAGCCGGCCAAGTCCATCAGGGGTAATCACAAGAAGTGGAAGGAGTTTTTGCAAAACAGTGAAATTCAGACGAAATTTGTCTCTGACTTGGTGAAAGAGATGGAGGCCATGGCCGGGCTTCATACAGTTTAA